A genomic region of Notamacropus eugenii isolate mMacEug1 chromosome 3, mMacEug1.pri_v2, whole genome shotgun sequence contains the following coding sequences:
- the BLVRA gene encoding biliverdin reductase A, which translates to MTPEKTQPERMFGVVVVGVGRAGSVRIRDLQSPQHPPSPLKLIGFVSRRELGNINEAKQISLQEALSSTEVDVAYICTENVSHETYVRQFLDAGKHVLVEYPMALSLESGQELWKKAEEKGKILHEEHIELLMEEFAFLKNEVSGKELLEGTLHFTGGPLEKERFGFLAFSSIARLSWLVSLFGELAFISATMEEQKENQYQKMTVNLETVNKRPLTWIEERGPGLKRERHINFLFESGRLESIPPPAQGNKNIFLRDQDIFVKKLLGQMSSEDLAKEKKHILHCLEIADKIQKYC; encoded by the exons CCAGAAAGAATGTTTGGTGTTGTGGTGGTTGGTGTTGGCAGGGCTGGATCTGTGCGGATTAGGGATTTGCAGAGTCCCCAGCATCCTCCCAGCCCTCTGAAACTGATTGGATTTGTATCCAG GCGAGAACTTGGTAACATTAATGAGGCAAAGCAAATCTCTCTGCAAGAGGCTCTTTCCAGCACAGAAGTTGACGTCGCCTACATCTGCACTGAGAACGTTAGCCATGAGACGTATGTCAG GCAGTTTCTGGATGCTGGCAAACATGTCCTTGTGGAATATCCAATGGCTTTGTCTCTGGAATCTGGCCAGGAACTCTGGAAGAAAGCGGAGGAGAAAG GAAAGATCCTACACGAAGAACACATTGAACTCCTGATGGAAGAATTTGCTTTCCTGAAAAATGAAGTGAGTGGGAAAGAGCTGTTGGAAGGAACCCTTCACTTTACCG GTGGTCCCTTGGAGAAAGAACGCTTTGGCTTTCTTGCATTTAGCAGCATCGCCCGCCTGTCCTGGCTGGTGAGTCTTTTTGGAGAGCTTGCCTTCATTTCAGCCACCATGGAGGAACAGAAGGAGAATCAGTATCAGAAAATGACTGTAAACTTGGAGACCGTGAACAAGAG GCCATTAACTTGGATTGAAGAGAGAGGCCCTGGCCTGAAACGTGAGCGGCatattaatttcctttttgaatCTGGTCGCCTGGAAAGTATCCCTCCTCCAGCTCAAGGGAACAAGAATATTTTCCTGAGAGACCAAGATATATTTGTCAAGAAACTTTTAGGTCAGATGTCCTCAGAGGATCTGGCCAAGGAGAAGAAACACATCCTGCACTGCCTGGAAATCGCTGATAAAATCCAAAAGTACTGCTAA